The genomic stretch CAACACACCCAAATATATTAAATTCTGATTTTGGTGGCGCTGGCTTTAACCAAGGATTTTACAATTGTGCAATTATGGGTTCGAACGCTAATGCAGATGAAATTTTGGTTGGCGGAATTGGCATGTGGAAATCTACCGATGGCGGACAAACGTTTACGTGTGTTTACAATTATGGTTGCGGAAGTTACAATCCAATGCACGTAGATATGCAAGATTTTAGAGCATACGGAAATGAATATTGGGCAACTACGGATGGCGGAATTTTTAAGTCGAGTGATATGTTCAGTTCACAACCCGAATTTAAAATGAATGGCGTTCATGGAACTGATTTTTGGGGGTTTGGCTCTGGCTGGAATCGTGATTTATTAGTTGGCGGAACGTTTCATAATGGAGTAGATGTCTACGCAGAAGGTTTTCCTTTCGGAACTTTCTTAGATTTAGGTGGCGGCGAACCTGCTTCGGGTTATGTAAATCCTGGAACAACACAAATTTACTCAACAAATATTGGAGGGAAGTTTATTCCAAATACATTAAGTGGAGCTGTTATGAATGCTTCCATGGGATTAGCGCCAACGGAAGAACCTTGGTTTGCACAATCGTCCGAAATGGAATTTCATCCAAGCTGTTACAATCATGTGTATTTAGGAAACTCCAATCAACTATTTAAAAGTGTGGATAGCGGCGCAAGTTACTCAGCAATCTATACAGCTGTAGCAAATAGTACGGTATTGGGAATTGAAATTTCTCGTAGAAATACAGATACGATGTATATTGTAGTTCGACCAAATTCGGGAACTCCTTATTTAGTGAAAACTACGGATAATTGGGCAACCAATACAACAATCACACTTCCAAATGTAGCGACAACACTTGCGTTGATAAGTTTGGATCCTGAAAATGACGAAACTATTTGGTTAGCGTTTCCGCGAGGCGACAATGGTAATAAAATGTTTAAAAGTATTAATAGTGGAACTTCTTGGACAAATGAAACTTCGAGTGAATTAGACGGACAACACATCCAAGCAATGACAACAATTGGCGGAACAGATGGCGGCGTTTATGTGGGAACAAGTATGTCGGTATATTATAAAAATAATACGATGGCTTCTTGGACACTTGATAATAGCAATTTGCCAGTAACAGTTGGCGCAAATGATTTACGTCCATTTTACAGAGACGGAAAAATACGATTGGCAACCTACGGAAAAGGAATTTGGGAAAGCAATTTATTTGATACTCCAACACGACCTGTTGCCAAAATTATGGTGGATAAATTAACCGCTACATGCGCAGGAGATATATTTTATTTTGATGATTATTCTATGTTAAATCATACTTCGGCGACTTGGGCTTGGACATTTCAAAATGGAAACATTGCGACTTCTTCGATGAGAAATCCTGAAGTGAATTTTACTTCTACGGGAACTCACACGGTAACATTAACCGTTACAAACGCCGCAGGAATTTCGGATAGCGATACGATTACTGTAAATGTTGAAGCATTGACAAATACTGAATTGGAAGAAGATTTTGAAGTTGCATTTGTTCCTGATGGTTGGACGCAAGAAGCTACAGGAAACATTTCATGGGCATACGAAAATACCGTTGGCGGTTTTGGACTAAGTACAAATTCTATGTTTGTAAATAATTATGTGACTTCGCAAGTAGGATTGCATTGTGATATTATTGCGCCATTAAATATGTTAAACTTAACTGCTGGCGACGCTACATTAACGTTTGATGTTGCATATGCTTTATATTCCGCAGCATATCCTGATGCATTAGAAATATTGATTTCTGATGATTGCGGGACAACGTGGACTTCGGTTTATAACAAAGTTGGAAGTAATTTAGCAACAGCGCCAAATACAACAAGTCAGTTTGTGCCAACAGCAACACAATGGCGACAAGAATCTATTGATCTTTCTTCATATATCGGAAACGAAAATGTACAAGTTAAGTTCAGAAATATCAACGCATACGGACAAGCTTTGTATGTAGATAATATTAACTTAGGAACTACACTTGGCGTGAATGATGTTGCTTCTGAAGCACTAACATTCTACCCAAATCCTGTAAAAAATAATGCTTCTGTCTTTCTAAAAAGCACAAAAAATTCAGCCATTAAATTTTCATTATACAACATTCAAGGAAAACTAATCGGAACAGTTTTTACACAGACAAACAAAGCAATTCCGACACAACAATGGAGTTTAAGCGCTGGTGTATATTTATACAATATCAGATCGAATGATAAAATTAAAAAAGGAAAATTGATTGTGTACTAAGTATTCGATTTGAAAATTTGAAGATGTTTTAATTTGAAAATGCGTTGCGCTATTACAAAATGTGAAATGTTGTGTGTTATCGCTTTCGCTGAAATGTACTCAGTGTAAAATTTTATAAAGTGCGTCATTCTGAACTTGATTCAGAATCACATATAACTAAAGACCAAGAGTGTGCTCATGAGACCCTGAATCAAGTTCAGGGTGACGAGAGATTATAAGTGAAAAACAAAAAAAACATTTGTGTATTCGTGACAAAAAATGGTATTGCTTCGAAGTACTTCTCGATACATCCTGAAACAAGTTCAGGACACTCGAAGCGACGGTTGTAGTATCTAACAAGAAGAATTTCAAATAATTTTCAAATCGTCAGATTGAGTGAAATTCTGAAAGAATTTAGTATCGAAATCTACTGTGAAACGGAATTAATTTTAGAATACTGTTCAATTTGTGATATGTTGACAGATTTTATTATTGAGCAGTATTGAACCATTATCAAATCTTCAAATCGACACATTTTCAAATTAACTTTTTTTCAATCAAACAAAACACCTTATTGCTTCAAAATACTTCTCGATACATCCTGAAACAAGTTCAGGACACTCGAAGCGACGTTTGTAGTATCTAACAGGAAGAGTTTCAAATAATTTCAAAAGTTTATTATTGAGCAGTATTGAACAATTATCAAATTGAATTTTATCCTCAAACTGACACATTTTCAAATTGACACATCTTCAAATCATCAAATTGAATACATTGAAATTAAAAATTCCGCCATTTGGCTACGTAATTCTTTTTTTGTTTGATTATTTTTGAAAGAATTCAATTAAAAATACGAATATGAAATACCAACCGATAGATCGCAATTTGTTTAGTAAGAATAGAAAGAATTTCATGGCGCAAATGAAACCAAGTAGTTTGGCTGTGTTTAATTCGAATGATATTTACCCAATTAGCGCAGATAGCACAATGCCTTTTGAGCAGCACAGAGATATATTTTACCTCAGTGGCGTAGATCAGGAAGAAAGTATTTTGGTATTATTTCCCGATTGTCCAAAAGAGAAACACCGCGAGATTTTATTCCTAAAAGAAACCAATGAACATATTGCCGTTTGGGAAGGCGAGAAGTTAACCAAAGAAGCTGCGTTGGCTTCATCAGGAATTAAAACGGTGTATTGGTTGAAAGATTTGGAAAAAATTATGTTTGAAATCATGACGCAATCTGATACTGTTTATATAAATACCAACGAGCATTATCGTGCAAACGTAGAAACAGAAACCCGCGAAGATCGTTTCACAAAGTGGTTAACAGCCAAATATCCTGCGCACAGCGTTGCGAAAAGCAATCCGATTTTACAACGTTTGCGTTCTGTAAAAGATAAAACGGAAATCAATTTAATACAACGTGCATGTAATATTACCGAAAAAGGATTTCGCAGAATTTTAGGTTTTGTAAAGCCTGGCGTAATGGAATACGAGATTGAAGCTGAGTTTATTCACGAGTTTTTACGAAGTCGTTCCAAAGGATTTGCGTACACGCCAATTGTGGCTTCTGGAAATAACGCAAATGTGTTGCATTATATTGAGAACAATCAAGAATGCCAAGCGGGCGATTTGATTTTGATGGATGTTGGTGCCGAATACGCCAATTATAAAAGTGATATGAGTCGTACGATTCCTGTTTCGGGAAGGTTTACGCCAAGACAAAAAGAAGTCTACAATGCGGTAAATCGTGTGAAGAATGAAGCGACAAAAATGTTGGTTCCAGGAACGGATTGGGCTGAATATCATGTTGAGGTTGGAAAGTTGATGACTTCGGAATTGATCGGTTTAAAATTGATTGACAAAACCGATGTGAAGAATGAAGATCCAGATTGGCCAGCATATAAAAAATATTTCATGCACGGAACTTCGCATCACATGGGACTTGATACACACGATTACGGAATTTTGACCGAACCAATGCAAGCAAATATGGTATTTACCGTAGAACCAGGAATTTACATTCCCGCAGAAGGTTTCGGAATTCGATTGGAAGATGATGTTGTCATTCAAGAAAGTGGCGAACCATTTAATTTAATGCGTAATATTCCGATTGAAGCAGACGAAATTGAAGAGTTGATGAATTGATAGTTGGTTGCTTGTTGCTAGTTTTTGGTTGCTGGTTTTTAGCTTCTTGCCTTTAGCTTTTGGGTTTTTGTAATTACGAAGCGTCGGTTCGAGTGTTTTATCGAAATGTGTTACATTGAGCGGAGTCGAAATGTGTTACATTGAGCGAAGTCGAAATGAAATGAAGATAAAATGTATCGAGAATCAATTTGATTTCAAAGGCATTCTCGATATACTTTTCCTTTCAGTCAAAGCACTCGAATTGACGAGTTTCAAATATCATTTCACAAGCTTCGGCAACTGAATCTGTGGCATCGGCTCACACAACGTTTTCTCAACAATTTTAGTTCGCATGAGTTTTTTATCATTAAAATGCCTAGAAATATTTTGAATGATTTCGGTGTAATTATCACTTCCGTCTTCTTTTTGATGATAAAACACTTTAATAGAACGACAATTTTCATGCTCAAAAATAGTGTTTAGTAATGTTCTATCGGATAAACCACAAGAATGTCCCATAATAACAACTTGAAACTTTTCGTAATCAACAAAACGTAAAACATCTTTATAATATGAGTTTTGCACATATTGAAACGATTTAAAATATTTTAAATATTCGTTATCGTCCATATCTTCAATCAACTTATAATCTTCATCCATTTCGTCTCCGAAGCCGAATACAATATTTTCATTGAGTTCTCCGTGAATGTGATTTATATCAATATTAAATTTGGTCAACTTTCTAGATTTTACGTACTCATTAAAAGTAGGTGTATAGTTGAAATTCAATATTTGTGTTTCTGTTGAACTTGATTGAGTGTGTGATCTTGAATCAACTTCCATAAGTTTTTCAATTTCTGTAATATCTTCTTCAATTGAAAATTCCTCGGCTAACATCAAAATTCTATCTAAACTTTCATAAGGTTTCAAAATACGCAATAAACTATTACTATCTTCGATTGACCAATTATAAGCTTCAACCACATTCTTTTGCAGATATTTTTCTAACAATTGCTTTACTTGTTCAAACTCTCTGTGAAGTTTTAAAACGTCTTCTTTCTTATGACGAGCTAGTAGTTTTTCATCTTTACAGATGTTTTTTAATGCTTGATAATATTCATTCTCTACATCTACCCAATTTTGAATGGATTGTGTTTTGTTTAATTCTTTGAAAAATTGATTTTTGAATTTGAATAAAATCGTTTGATTATCATAATTCTGAGCTCGTCCTTTTTGAGAAAAACAATACTTATCTAATTCATAAACACGAAAATTTCGCTTTAAATAATTATGAATATTATTTTCAAAATCTTTAAAATTTGTTACTTCTCTTTTGCTAAAATGATCTTGATTTAGTGGATGTATATAGACTAATTCTTTCACCAACTCATCTTCAAAATCATCCTTCAAATCACGCCAAAAAGCATCCATGAAATTGTTATACGATGTTGGCAATCCGTGTGCCAAATCAAATCCGTTTCCTGCAATGATTAGTTTGTTCATGCTTGCTTATTTTTCTGAACCAAACCAACAACCAAAAACGTCAAAAACGAAGGTAAAACCCAACCGAAATCTGCTGTTCCTAACGAAATCGTTTCGCGGAAAGCTATTAAATAAGGATTTTCAGGAAAGAAATGCGTCAACATATCTAAAATACCTCCTAACGAAATCGTTTCGCGGAAAGCGACTAATAAATTATTTGTTGGGAAGAAATGCGCCAACATATCTAAAAACCCAAAGATAAACGTTACCAAAACTACAGCTCTAAAAACCAATGGTGTTGCGTATTTTGTTGGAGCAATGTTTAAAAAGATCAACACAATCGCAATTGGATAAATGAATTTCAACACAGGACCAGCAATCATATATATATAATGAAAGCCTAATTGTCCAATTATAATTCCGATCAAACATGCAATAATCGCCGTAATTGTATATGCATTTTTAGAATTGTTAAATAATCCTTTAAAGTAATCGGCTGTTCCTGTGGTAATTCCGACAGCAGTCGTAAAACACGCCAAAGCCACTAAAACACTCAGAAAAGCAG from Kordia antarctica encodes the following:
- a CDS encoding AbiH family protein, which codes for MNKLIIAGNGFDLAHGLPTSYNNFMDAFWRDLKDDFEDELVKELVYIHPLNQDHFSKREVTNFKDFENNIHNYLKRNFRVYELDKYCFSQKGRAQNYDNQTILFKFKNQFFKELNKTQSIQNWVDVENEYYQALKNICKDEKLLARHKKEDVLKLHREFEQVKQLLEKYLQKNVVEAYNWSIEDSNSLLRILKPYESLDRILMLAEEFSIEEDITEIEKLMEVDSRSHTQSSSTETQILNFNYTPTFNEYVKSRKLTKFNIDINHIHGELNENIVFGFGDEMDEDYKLIEDMDDNEYLKYFKSFQYVQNSYYKDVLRFVDYEKFQVVIMGHSCGLSDRTLLNTIFEHENCRSIKVFYHQKEDGSDNYTEIIQNISRHFNDKKLMRTKIVEKTLCEPMPQIQLPKLVK
- a CDS encoding aminopeptidase P family protein, whose translation is MKYQPIDRNLFSKNRKNFMAQMKPSSLAVFNSNDIYPISADSTMPFEQHRDIFYLSGVDQEESILVLFPDCPKEKHREILFLKETNEHIAVWEGEKLTKEAALASSGIKTVYWLKDLEKIMFEIMTQSDTVYINTNEHYRANVETETREDRFTKWLTAKYPAHSVAKSNPILQRLRSVKDKTEINLIQRACNITEKGFRRILGFVKPGVMEYEIEAEFIHEFLRSRSKGFAYTPIVASGNNANVLHYIENNQECQAGDLILMDVGAEYANYKSDMSRTIPVSGRFTPRQKEVYNAVNRVKNEATKMLVPGTDWAEYHVEVGKLMTSELIGLKLIDKTDVKNEDPDWPAYKKYFMHGTSHHMGLDTHDYGILTEPMQANMVFTVEPGIYIPAEGFGIRLEDDVVIQESGEPFNLMRNIPIEADEIEELMN
- a CDS encoding T9SS type A sorting domain-containing protein: MKKLLFLIVLLFAIVGYSQSPNPSISNQLYKEAPNWAKLMYAENPNANTIDNLYATYYKTNPYVKSFHTQYYKRWRRAINPFLNADGFYDATKKEQLREAMRTLRNTQTNNPEIGNWSPIGPFESYREGGTVLSGAQTNVYSISKCLAVPNTLYCGTESGEVYKTINGGDTWTNASKTLVTTLAPQAVIANGGISAIAVHPTNPDIVYAGAGSEVFKTTNGGTSWTVVFDSNIALFGYIDNPAEIYINPTTPETILLAGKAGVHRTTNGGTSWVKVLTNESFDIKAQPGNPNTLYTVRRNTSTNTHQFLKSTNGGSTWIIQNVGWYASSDANRSVVGARIAVSDADPLKVYAFLIGDSKAGDNGFIGVYRSDNAGVSWTNTMGYDGAPYTATHPNILNSDFGGAGFNQGFYNCAIMGSNANADEILVGGIGMWKSTDGGQTFTCVYNYGCGSYNPMHVDMQDFRAYGNEYWATTDGGIFKSSDMFSSQPEFKMNGVHGTDFWGFGSGWNRDLLVGGTFHNGVDVYAEGFPFGTFLDLGGGEPASGYVNPGTTQIYSTNIGGKFIPNTLSGAVMNASMGLAPTEEPWFAQSSEMEFHPSCYNHVYLGNSNQLFKSVDSGASYSAIYTAVANSTVLGIEISRRNTDTMYIVVRPNSGTPYLVKTTDNWATNTTITLPNVATTLALISLDPENDETIWLAFPRGDNGNKMFKSINSGTSWTNETSSELDGQHIQAMTTIGGTDGGVYVGTSMSVYYKNNTMASWTLDNSNLPVTVGANDLRPFYRDGKIRLATYGKGIWESNLFDTPTRPVAKIMVDKLTATCAGDIFYFDDYSMLNHTSATWAWTFQNGNIATSSMRNPEVNFTSTGTHTVTLTVTNAAGISDSDTITVNVEALTNTELEEDFEVAFVPDGWTQEATGNISWAYENTVGGFGLSTNSMFVNNYVTSQVGLHCDIIAPLNMLNLTAGDATLTFDVAYALYSAAYPDALEILISDDCGTTWTSVYNKVGSNLATAPNTTSQFVPTATQWRQESIDLSSYIGNENVQVKFRNINAYGQALYVDNINLGTTLGVNDVASEALTFYPNPVKNNASVFLKSTKNSAIKFSLYNIQGKLIGTVFTQTNKAIPTQQWSLSAGVYLYNIRSNDKIKKGKLIVY